One Glycine max cultivar Williams 82 chromosome 1, Glycine_max_v4.0, whole genome shotgun sequence genomic window, ATAcaatagcaacaacaacactccATCCtcttaaacaaacaaacaaaaaaaagactTCGCGTCCAAGCAATTTCCCAGTGACATAAAAAACCCAAAACAATTATCATCAAAAGGGGCAAACTTTGAAACcaaaatcagattttttttatttattttttatttttttggtgaatctGAATAGATCAGAGGGTGATGTCGTGTTCGTCGTCATCGGGGTCGGAGGAAGGTGATGAGGGATTCGACTCTTACCGGAAAGGAGGGTACCACGCCGTCAGAGTCGCCGATCAGTTCGCCGCCGGCAGGTACATAGCGCAGAGAAAGTTGGGTTGGGGTCAGTTTTCCACCGTGTGGCTCGCTTACGATACTAAAACTGAGGTATGTTTCATAATTCATACccatcttccttttctttttctttttcttttgtcgtttttttaattgttttcttcAAAAGATGTCGTTTTGAGACTACCCGTTTTTGTTTTGGGTTCTGGGTCTGAAGATTTCGTTGTGTGTGTTTTGTTGGTTGAAATTTGCTTATGTTGTGGAGGTTCCGAGATCTTCGGTTTTTTGTTTACTTCCTCCTGACATATTTATGATGTCGTTTTCTGTTTGAGATTATTTGGCTTCTTGATGTGGATTGCCACTACGGCTCTATGAATCTACGATTCCTTATTTTGCTCAGCATGTGTCACAAAATGAAATCTATGCATGTTGGAGTAGCGGAAAATGGCGAATGGTCCTCACAAAACGTGACCACCTGGTTTCACATGGATGATGATTTGTCTGTATGTAGAGGTGCAATAAATGTGCCCCTGCTGCGCCTGTTTGGTGCTTTTGTGTATTAAGCACCTTGGTAACCGTGACATTCAATTGTTTTCTGTGTTTAATAGATATGTATTTAACTTAGTTGAACGTGTATATGGAATGGTAATAACTAATTATCGTTATGAAGTTagattttgattcggtgagtgTTAAAACTGACGAGACTTTTATGATAACTGCCATCTTTATAGATCCAAGGCTTGTCCTACCGTAAGTCACTTAACTTGTAGGATCTTGCTAGAGCATGAatttagaaagcaaaaaagggggcaaaccaaaagaaagaagaaaataagattaaGTTGTACAGCATATAAACAAGGACACTCTCCACTGATGCAAGTGGGGTGGTTCCTCGGTGAAACAATAGTCTTCTGGGCACTGTCTCTAAGAACCATGTCCGAGTTCATCCTTTGTTCatgtatttatgtttaattcAAAAACCTTCTATGAAGGTGAAAcatgtatgtatttttttgtaTCTTATCTGATTTTAAGATTGTGGTTTTCAGTCATATGTTGCTCTCAAGATCCAGAAAAGTGCAGCTCAGTTTGCTCAGGCTGCCCTTCATGAGATTGAACTTCTTTCATCCATTGCTGACCACAATccaacaaattcaaaatttgttattCAATTGATTGACCACTTTAAACACACAGGTCCAAATGGGCAGCATCTTTGCATGGTCCTTGAGTTTCTTGGCGATAGCTTGCTTCGCTTGATCAGATACAACCGCTATAAAGGTCTTCCATTGAATAAAGTTAGAGAGATTTGCAAATGTGTTTTGACTGGTTTGGATTACTTACATACTGATCGTGGTATGATCCACACTGACCTAAAACCTGAAAACATTCTTCTATGTTCAACCATTGATCCTGCCAAAGACCCTTTAAGGTCTGGACTTTCCCCAATTCTTGAGCGGCCTGAGGGAAACACAAATGGTGGAGTTACAAGTCTTATTGAGAAAAGGTTGAGAAGGAGAGCAAGGACAGCAGTTGCTAAGATATCTGGAAGAAGAGCATCAATGGGAGGAATAGGAGATGCTGCAAAGACTGGTAGAAATATTGATGGGATTGATGTGAGATGCAAGATAGTAGATTTTGGAAATGCTTGCTGGGCTGATAAGCAGTTTGCAGAAGAAATACAGACAAGGCAGTACAGAGCACCTGAAGTTATACTGAAAGCTGGCTATTCCTTCTCCGTTGACATGTGGTCTTTAGCTTGCATTGCTTTTGAACTTGCCACTGGAGATATGTTGTTTACACCCAAGGGCGGACAAGGTTTTAGTGAGGATGAGGTATGATAATTTCACTAATAAACTATAATGGTTTAATTGCATTCTTTATCTTATGCATGTAGAATTTATGATAAATGTTCTAGCACAAACTGTGTAGCTTAGATTTCTTTGCCattattgaaagataaaaatatttatacttaatTCGATAATTTGATTAATGAGTTTTGGTAGGAGGTTTGGGTGTGGAATAGGTGCTATAACTAATTCTTGATTATTAGCTTTGGCAACATGCAACTTATGCTGGCGCATTTGGTTGGAGCATAACTCTTTAAGGAAGTATTTTTGGCTTCAACTTGGCGCAAAGCATGTGATCTGTTTAATGCAGCATGATTATCTGAAAcgatatgaaaaaaatggttgaATCATGTTATCTTTTGTAATTATTACTTATAAATACTCTTATATTGCTTTTATTGTGGGATATATGAAAGATAACAAAATACATAAGAACAAAATTCATTGAATCACCTTGTTAAACCAGTACATCAGATGTCAGGTTGACAATTTTCTACACCACTTAagcattttttgcatttttcatgAAAAACTAGTTTTAATAGTAATTGTATAGTAATGTCTCTAGTGCGaggattattttataattttcttttggttCGAGATCATATGTCATACCTTTATTGTGAATGATCTTATGTAACAATTTATCTAAAAGTACTTATTGTTTCTATCTACTTATGATCCTTTTACATGCTTCAGCCCTGTTGTCAGTgtaactaaaaaatatgttttctggTTCTGAACCATTTCTGAAAACGAGTTTTTATAATCAAAGGATGAAATTCAAAGTTTCACGCGAATAATCTGTGATTAACAACTCTTGAAATAGCTGAAGAAAGCTATCAAATTGTGGTTTCCACCATTAAAGCTTTTTATTCTTGGGTGGTCttgatgaaaagaaaaggagTCTAAATTAGGTGTTTGCATCATGAGTTTCATGCtattaacataaaattttaactgCAATTGCTGGAGTCAGAACTATGCTTTGATttattcaggaaaaaaaaatctctatgaTCATTAATGTTATAGGTCACTTGTGATTGCTTAAACTTGTTGAACACAAGTCTCTATCCTTCAGATTGTTTTATACTAGAATAACAAACTCTGCATTCTGTTGATTCCAGGATCACCTTGCCCTAATGATGGAACTCCTTGGAAAGATGCCCCGGAAGGTGAGAGTACACTCCCACTGtatgtttatattatttcttgaaGAGCTATTTCTATTCTAGCGATATCTAATTCTTGTCAGTTGCAGATTGCTACTGGTGGAGCTCAATCCAAGGATTTCTTTGACAGGCATGGGGATCTAAAAAGGATTCGAAGGCTAAAATTTTGTCCACTTGACAAATTGCTGActgataaatataaattttcagtGAATGATGCTCAAGAGTTTTCAGAATTTCTTTTACCACTCTTTGATTTTGCACCAGAGAAGCGACCGACCGCACGACAGTGCCTGCAACACCCATGGCTGAACTACATGGAATCTCCTCCAAATGAAATGAGAAATGAATCTGCTGTGGAAAAGGTAGATGTTGGGATGAGCAACCTTAAAATCAGGGTGGAAAAGTGAAGGGGTAAATTGTGTTTTGACAGTCAAAATCTAAGGCACATCTTTAAGCCCCTCCTTCCACATGAACCACTATTGattgtgatttattttttttgttgaactttaataagattttttctATTGGATTATTAACTACAAAGATGTAAATCAGTAAAGAATTTTGTTCCTCCAGAGATATCTGACAGCAGAATCTGCGTGTATATTGTTCAcatgttgtaacttgtaagtcaTGGCATGACATTCATTCTTGTGTTTTCCTTTTTCCCCATTGAGGTCAAGACTCATAGTATAAAACACAGGATAGGAGAATTTGTTGATTCTAATGTGAGGACTTTctatccttttaattttatagttttggcATCTTGTCAACAATCATGTTATTATCTGTGTCAGTGTTAAGCAAGACTCAACACTTTTGAAGAGGGTTTACCTAgggtgtgtttggataaaagttATATTCAACATAATTGTCTTTCATCTCAATGAGTCTAGCTATGTATGCATATACGTTGATTTCACGTTAAAcggaaaaaacatgtttttcaaAGCCAAAAGGACAATGCAAGTATAGTGAAGCTTTTGAATGAACGCCCGGTGCGTTTAGTTGAACATTTTTGCAAACAAGCACTCAATTTGCTTCAGTTTGGTGcattagaatgtattttttttctctttatgttttgacaagcTTCTAACTGCAATCAAAACACACACTATAGCAGAGTTTTGATGTCAAACACTCAAACTTAACACTAGACGATGGTGCATTCTTCAAGCTTTGAAGTATtttttcactctttctttttttgtcagTTTAAGCTTTAAAGTTTAAATGGAGCTGGATTGAAATGATGCTAGGCACAGCTTCCAGCCTAAGAGCAATGATGGAATGGGCCCAAGAAGGTCCAACGGCCATTTTCCAATTTCTTCTCATTCTAGCTATTTTGAGAGAGATTGTGTTTGTAAAgatgaattaaaaaagaatgaaactGAAAGTGTGAAGGatgaaaagagataaaaaagattATGAAAAAGAACTTTTGAATTGTTTTGTATAAATGAAAGTAagttaaaaagatataaaatgtttgaattaaaatggCTAGGtggctaataaaataaaattatattatgttaatAGCCGCTTTATTATAGTATTATACTATTATGAATTTTgttcattatatttttgtacaaaaatataaaatacttccattaagcataaattaataaattatttaagtattataggtttaaaataattaagttgcaCAATGACTTAATGTGTTTGGATGGGATTTTGGATTTCCCAATAAATTTAgtcaatcattaaaaaaatgtttgagaaataaatattttaattcatgaaAAACTCGCGAATAaaaattttagttcctataacaatattatttatttttaattcttatattaaaATGATGTAATTTTAGTCCATCATTATGCATGTTTTTAGTCTCcattaaatgattaatataCTATACTGTAGTATTAGTGTAAAATCACaatatctaaataaaatattttaatttctatttaacAATAGCTATATGTAAATTGTCCTAACGTTTGAAAATTGTGTATccttaatgatttttattttatttttaataaattataatcgcATTTCCTTTGTTTTTCTCAAATTGCATCCgatattttcccctttttttacaCATTACTTTTATCCTCCTTCTTTTAACGTCGTTAACTaacgttaattaaaaaatatatgaatagaTGAAATTGTCCTAACATCTTTGTTAAATACTCAGtgataaattaacaattgatcctgtaaataaacttttcttaaggcaataacaatttttcctttaatatttgACTTTTAGTTCATTGTTGTTAACACTTGAAGAAAATGTAACTCTTGATTGAGACATTATATCTAACACATagccattaaaaataaatatttttaagaaaggatttaaaaacacaaatgcaagagcaaaacactaaaatttgaagcaaatgaCCATATTCAATCAATAGACATTGTTGGAAACACGTCCAACAAAAACGCAACAATCAAACAACCTACAcacaccaaaaaaattaaactaaaaaagaagaaaaagaaggaaggttGTTAACACATGCGTACCAACAAGATAAGTTCACGTccaattagagaaaaaagaaaaagaaagaagagtgctaaaatattttcaggTTGATAATGATGTAATGTCAAAGAtattttagatataaattttcattaaaagtcaTGTGACCAACATGTGTCGACtttctattaaattattaaacggTGTTTAAGATGGAAGGGATTTGGGTGTAATATGAgctaaacaattaattaattttttataggtGCAAAAAAACACATGAGGAGTGAGTGTGAGAAAGAAGACTAgagtattttaaatataaattttcgtTAAAAGAGCTAAACAATTAAGAAATTTTTCGTAGGATGTAAAAGTTGAgcaatttagaaaaaatatagtgGATCCAAGtgtaatttattctttatttttatttttaatgtttacacTTCTCAGCTTGGTACTTACCATGGACCTCATTATAGATAATAAGAACATGTTTAACCATATCGAAAACTCAGCTTCAAGTTTTTAACAACTATCATGAAAACTcaattcataattcataaccTTCGAATACTAATAACTTATAGTAGTAAAACAATAGAGGTTTAAAATGTTGTTTTAACAATATCATTCAAACAGTAAAAATAATACTACTTCATAATCATAAGCCTCATCATGATTTATAAAGGAAAATGTTAATTTGTCAAgttttttataacataaaaagTACGTATATATTGATTGTTGGAGGATAATTCCGATATCACTGTCTTATTTTCTCGTATGGTTGTACGTGCTTATCCAAAACCAAAGTCCAAAGATTGCGTGACTCGAAGGAAGAAGTAAGAAACGCACCTCCTCTTTCCACGTCAGTAAATTTCAGCAATGGTTAGACACTTGTTTTATTTACCCAAGTCACTGCAACCAAGTTGTTATTACTCATTGCCATTTACTTTTGACGTGAATCTAGCTAGTTCTTAATTTACTTGTGCCTGCAAGAAAGTGGCAAACAGTTTCTAATTTCTAGTCTTGATGTGTTTAGGACTTTCCCATGTTCATAATTAGTTTGATGGAAAGTATAAACAAAAGTTATTCTCTTCTATGTGTAGGTAATAATTTATGGTCAATAAATAAGGGAcacttgtttatattttatattacaaatattctatttaattattattttgaaataaatcaaacagatggaatatatatatatatatatatatatatatatatatatatatatatatatatatatatatatattaaattaaaatattaaaaaataatttcaactttatcatacattattattttttatttaatatttttaccttatatatttaatattattttttatagaatatatttaatattattattaaatgtttcttttgatatttttataacaatgtaAATAAATATGCTATCATTAATTCTttgcatttaataatattattaaatacttGCTAGTATGCTTATTAATATACATGGATTTAATGCTCTGCAAAGAAGTGTCAAGCCACATCTTTATTGCCTCagcattttataataaatgaatgCATTTATCTATTCATTCATGTGACAAAAACGCCATGAAGCTATATCTGAATTTTTCAaatacttttcataaaatgagtttaaaatacatgaaactatgaaatgaaataatattctCTCATGTACCAATGAAAAGTAATTTTCTGTCGATCTCAGTCTCAAATACTAAAATCAAAGTTTCACATCCGTAATTGTCCGCCCCAAACTCAAAATACGAGTCCAATGCATTCTTAATTTGAATATAAGTCGGAAATATTGATCCTccaaagttttttatttttttattttcttacagCAACATCGATCCTCCAAAGTTAAAACTTGTAGCTATTGCCAATAAATATAACCTGGCAGCCAAGCCAAACTTTGTATATGAACCCCattttacatttaattattgttcatttacgtgctcacttttattttttaaaagacatcTCAGTAGGTTGAGAGGaaagaatatttataaataatacataACCTTAACTATTAACTAACGTGAGATTTTGTGACTATCGAAACAAATTAAATCAACTTCAAGTCtttttttgacagaaaaaaaaaaaaaaagcaaatccAAATGTTAGTCCTAGTTTATCTTAACGATACTAATTTCATTGCCTCCAGGGAATAGCTATCTCAAAAAGCAAAACATTGGTAccaaaaaaatgctaaaagtaaaacaatgaaaatgaacccattttttacttttaaacatCCCTTCGAATCCAAGCACATTGGATGTCCTGCGATAAGTTAGTTGTTGATAAAGATCATGGAGGCATGGGGTTTCA contains:
- the LOC100793851 gene encoding SRSF protein kinase 1, giving the protein MSCSSSSGSEEGDEGFDSYRKGGYHAVRVADQFAAGRYIAQRKLGWGQFSTVWLAYDTKTESYVALKIQKSAAQFAQAALHEIELLSSIADHNPTNSKFVIQLIDHFKHTGPNGQHLCMVLEFLGDSLLRLIRYNRYKGLPLNKVREICKCVLTGLDYLHTDRGMIHTDLKPENILLCSTIDPAKDPLRSGLSPILERPEGNTNGGVTSLIEKRLRRRARTAVAKISGRRASMGGIGDAAKTGRNIDGIDVRCKIVDFGNACWADKQFAEEIQTRQYRAPEVILKAGYSFSVDMWSLACIAFELATGDMLFTPKGGQGFSEDEDHLALMMELLGKMPRKIATGGAQSKDFFDRHGDLKRIRRLKFCPLDKLLTDKYKFSVNDAQEFSEFLLPLFDFAPEKRPTARQCLQHPWLNYMESPPNEMRNESAVEKVDVGMSNLKIRVEK